GGCCGGGCACCGGATCGTGGGCTCGGTGGCGATCCGCCTGGTGAAGGCGGGGCGCTGGCCGGTGACGGTGGTGCCGTAGCCGTGCGGCGGTGGTCGCGCCGGCGGTGATTCGCCCCAGCAACGGGATCACCGTAGACGGAGAACCAGGGCGTGACATACATTCAGGCAGCTCAGACAGGTCGGGCCACGCACAAGGCGGCCCACAGGGCGGCCCGTTTCCATGTCATTCCTTGCATATGTTCCCGTGGGGGGTACTTCGTCATGTCCTCGATCGCACCCGGTCCGTCGCCGTCTGCGACGCCGGGCTCCTATCTGCCGCAGGCCGTCCACGTCCTGCGCTCCCCCGAAGGGCTGGCGAAGGCCCTGACCGCGCTGCTGTCCGCGGTGGGCGGGCTCAGCCTCGTCCTGTCCGGGGCAGACCTGTACCGGTCCGGCCTGCAGGACGACCTCGTGAGCGGGTCCTCGACCGAAACGAGCGAGCGCCTCGGTGGGCTCGACTCGCTCAGCATCCCCCTCGGCTTCCTCCACGGCGTCCTCTACCTGGCCACTGCCGTGGTCTTCGTCCTCTGGTTCCACCGGGTCCGCTGCAACGGCCAGGTGTTCCGTCCCGACGGCTTCACCCAGTCCGCCGGCTGGGCCATCGGCGGGTGGTTCGTCCCGTTCGCGAACCTCTTCTTCCCGTACCGGACGGCGCGGCAGACCTGGGACGCCAGCACCCAGTACGCGCCCGACGGCACCCACCGGCAGGTGTCGGGCGCCCCGGTGGTCGCCTGGTGGCTGGCGTTCGTGGTCAGCATGGTCCTCGACCGCGTGGCCTCCCGGCAGTACCTGGCGGCCTTGACGCACGAGGCGCTCAGCGACGGGGCCGCCTTCATGGCGGCCGCGGAGCTCGCCACCGCCGCGGCCGCCGTGCTGGCCGTCCTCTTCGTGCGCAAGCTGACCGCGATGCAGCGCGTCAAGGCCGTCCAGGGCCCGAACGCCGCCGCCTGACCCCTCGTCCGGGCCTACTTCGCCATCACGAGGCCGTCCTTCGCCGCGCCGCGGCCGAGGACGGCCTCGGTGATCTCGTCGCGGGCGTTCTCGTAGTCCTCGCGGCCCGGCGACTGGGCGAGGGCCGCGGGGAGGTTGACGACCCGGCCCGCCCCGAGGTCCATCATCTGCGGGACGAACTCGGCCTTGGTGACCTGCCAGCGCTGCCCGGGGGCGGCCGGCGGGGCGAAGGTGAAGCGGCCGATGGAACCGTAGTTGCCGCGCATGTCCCGTGCGCCGGTGTAGTTGAACATCTCGCCGGCGACCTGGTCTCCCATGCCGTAGACGATCCAGGTCCCGTTGACCTTCTCGTACGCCTGCGGGATGTGGGCGTGGGTGCCGAGGATCATGTCCACGTCGGGGCGGCCGGCGGTCTGCGAGGCGGTCAGCGCCTTGCCGAGCGCGAGCTGCTTCTCGTCCGGTTCGGTCTGCCATTCCGTGCCCCAGTGGAGGCTGACGAGGACCACGTCCGCGCCCGCCTTACGGGCCGCCCGGGAGTCCGCGATGATCTTCTCCTGCTCCATCAGGCTGACCGCCCAGGGCTGCCCCTCGGGCATCGGGTAGCCGTTGGTGTCGTACGTGTAGGCGAGGTGCGCGACCTTCGCGGAGCCCGCGGTGTACATGGTCACGGTGCCCGCCTCGGCCTCCGAACGGGCCGAACCCGCATGCTTCAGACCGACCTTGTCGAACCGGTCGAGGGTGCGCTTCAGACCGGCGCCGCCGCCGTCGAGCGTGTGGTTCGAGGCCGTGGAACAGCCGTCGTACCCGGCGTCCTTGAGGCCGTCGGCGACCTCGGGCGGGGACTGGAAGGCGGGGTAGCCGGTGAACGGGCCGCCGTCCGGGCCGTAGATGGTCTCCATGTGACAGAGGGCCAGGTCGGCGGCCGAGACGATCGGCTTGACCCCGGAGAACATCGGCCGGAAGTCGTGGCCGTCGCCGTCCGCGTCGGAGGCCGCCCGCCGGATCACCGACTCGTGGGGCAGCACGTCGCCGCTCGCGACCAGGGTGAAGCCCTTCATCGAGCCGGCGGCGGGGGCCGTGGTGGATCCGGGAGCACCCGAGTGCGCCGGGGCGGACGGGGAGCCGGCGAGGCGGGCCGGCGCGGGGTCCCCGCCGGCGGAGCAGCCGGCTACGGCCGACAGCACGACGGCGGTCAGGAGTGCGAGGGCGTGGCGGGTGCGCGCGGTCATCTGTCCCGGCTCTCCTTGATGAGCTCGATGTGACGAGCTTGATTTGTATGACTACCTGATCTTCAGTCAATCCATAGAAAGAGACGCCTGAAGTCAAGAAACGGCTCCGTCGGCCGGCCGCGCACTCACCCCAATGGCCGTTCGGCGTGCCGTTCGACCGTTCACCGCCCCGCGCGGCCGCCCACCGGACGACCCGGGTGCTTGGGCGCACCGTCCGGGCGGGACGGTTCCCGGGCGGCCCGGTGCAGGTCAGGGTTGATCCGTCGACCCCGACCACCCCCGCACCGACCCCCGGAAGGAGCCTCCCGTGCCCCTTGCCCCCACCCTCCGACGCACGGACCCCGAGGCGCTGGCCGAACTCCAGCGCGAACACGGACGGGCCCTGTTCGGTTTCCTGCTGGGCCTCACCGGAGGGGACGCCCAGCGCGCGGAGGACCTCGTACAGGAGACCCTCCTGCGGCTCTGGCAGCATCCGGAGGTCCTGGGCAGCTCCTACGAGTCCCTGCGGCCCTGGCTGTTCACGGTGGCCCGGCGGCTCGCCATCGACGCCCGGCGGGCGCGCCTGTCCAGGCCCCTGGAGGTGGACCCGGAGGGACTGGACCAGGCACCCGCTCCGGGGGACGCGGTGGCGGGCTCGGTGACGGCCATAGACGTACGGCGGGCCGTGGGATCGCTGGGGCCGGAGCACCGGGACGTGCTGGTGCAGGTCTACTTCCAGGACCGCTCGGTGGCCGAGGCCGCGGCCGAGCTCGGCATTCCGGCGGGGACGGTCAAATCCCGTACGTACTATGCCCTGCGCGCCCTGCGGAAGGGCCTCCAGGGCTACGGGTACGGACTCGGCGCCTGAGGACGGGGCGGCCGGTGTCCGGGGGCGTTGTCCGTGCCGGCTGTGTTGTGCGCGCCGGCCGCACCGTCAGTGCCGGCCGTGTTGTCAGTGCCGGATGCCAGACTCGGGGGATGCCCGAATCCACGAACACCGCTGCCATCACCGCCTACTGGGACACGGCCGCGGCCCGGTTCGACGAGGAGCCGGACCACGGCCTGCGGGCCCCGGAGACCCGGGCCGCCTGGGCGGACCTCCTCCGCTCCTGGCTGCCGGCCGGACCGCTCGACGTCCTCGACGTGGGCTGCGGCACCGGGTCGCTGTCTCTGCTGGCCGCCGAGGCCGGGCACCGGGTCACCGGCGTGGACCTCTCCCCGCAGATGGTCGGGCACGCCCGGGCGAAACTGGCCGCCGCCGGCCTGACCGGCCGGTTCCTGGTCGGCGACGCCGCCGCTGCGCCCACCGGGGACCAGCGGTTCGACGTCCT
This genomic interval from Streptomyces sp. NBC_00193 contains the following:
- a CDS encoding DUF4328 domain-containing protein; protein product: MSSIAPGPSPSATPGSYLPQAVHVLRSPEGLAKALTALLSAVGGLSLVLSGADLYRSGLQDDLVSGSSTETSERLGGLDSLSIPLGFLHGVLYLATAVVFVLWFHRVRCNGQVFRPDGFTQSAGWAIGGWFVPFANLFFPYRTARQTWDASTQYAPDGTHRQVSGAPVVAWWLAFVVSMVLDRVASRQYLAALTHEALSDGAAFMAAAELATAAAAVLAVLFVRKLTAMQRVKAVQGPNAAA
- a CDS encoding CapA family protein; the encoded protein is MTARTRHALALLTAVVLSAVAGCSAGGDPAPARLAGSPSAPAHSGAPGSTTAPAAGSMKGFTLVASGDVLPHESVIRRAASDADGDGHDFRPMFSGVKPIVSAADLALCHMETIYGPDGGPFTGYPAFQSPPEVADGLKDAGYDGCSTASNHTLDGGGAGLKRTLDRFDKVGLKHAGSARSEAEAGTVTMYTAGSAKVAHLAYTYDTNGYPMPEGQPWAVSLMEQEKIIADSRAARKAGADVVLVSLHWGTEWQTEPDEKQLALGKALTASQTAGRPDVDMILGTHAHIPQAYEKVNGTWIVYGMGDQVAGEMFNYTGARDMRGNYGSIGRFTFAPPAAPGQRWQVTKAEFVPQMMDLGAGRVVNLPAALAQSPGREDYENARDEITEAVLGRGAAKDGLVMAK
- a CDS encoding sigma-70 family RNA polymerase sigma factor, which gives rise to MPLAPTLRRTDPEALAELQREHGRALFGFLLGLTGGDAQRAEDLVQETLLRLWQHPEVLGSSYESLRPWLFTVARRLAIDARRARLSRPLEVDPEGLDQAPAPGDAVAGSVTAIDVRRAVGSLGPEHRDVLVQVYFQDRSVAEAAAELGIPAGTVKSRTYYALRALRKGLQGYGYGLGA
- a CDS encoding class I SAM-dependent methyltransferase, translated to MPESTNTAAITAYWDTAAARFDEEPDHGLRAPETRAAWADLLRSWLPAGPLDVLDVGCGTGSLSLLAAEAGHRVTGVDLSPQMVGHARAKLAAAGLTGRFLVGDAAAAPTGDQRFDVLLCRHLVWTLPSPGAALGDWIGRLRPGGTLVLVEGRWRESGASAAPYAPGAGTLPWAGGVGADELAAAVRPLVSSLRVEPLGDDAALWGRAVTDERYAVIATV